Proteins encoded within one genomic window of Ovis aries strain OAR_USU_Benz2616 breed Rambouillet chromosome 1, ARS-UI_Ramb_v3.0, whole genome shotgun sequence:
- the LOC106990437 gene encoding protein TFG-like, with the protein MNGQLDLSGKLIIKAQLGEGIQRIPIHNEDITYDELVLMMQRVFRGKLLSNDEVTIKYKDEDGDLITIFDSSDLSFAIQCSRILKLTLFVNGQPRPLESSQVKYLRRELIELRNKVNRLLDSLEPPGEPGPSSSIPENDTVDGREEKPAAADSSGKQSTQVMAASMSAFDPLKNQDEINKNVMSAFGLTHDQVSGPPSAPAEDRSGTPDSIASSSSAAHPPGVQPQQPPYTGAQTQAGQSEGQMYHQYSLQPSYGTQQPRAPPQAPQQYGIQYSGYSQQTGPQQPQQFPGYGQQSTSQAPAPAFSGQPQQLTAQPPQQYQASSYPPQTYTTQTSQPTNYTVAPASQPGMAPSQSGAYQPRPGFTPPPGSTMTSLSSGSNPYACSRPPFGQGYTQPGPGYR; encoded by the coding sequence ATGAATGGGCAGTTGGATCTGAGTGGGAAACTAATCATCAAAGCTCAGCTTGGGGAGGGTATTCAACGAATTCCCATTCATAATGAAGATATTACTTATGATGAATTAGTGCTAATGATGCAGCGAGTCTTCAGAGGAAAACTTCTGAGTAATGATGAAGTTACaattaaatataaagatgaaGATGGAGATCTTATAACAATTTTTGATAGTTCTGACCTTTCCTTTGCAATTCAGTGTAGTAGAATACTGAAACTGACATTATTTGTTAATGGCCAACCAAGACCCCTTGAATCAAGTCAGGTGAAATATCTTCGTCGAGAACTGATAGAACTTCGAAATAAAGTGAATCGCTTACTGGACAGCTTGGAACCACCTGGAGAACCAGGCCCGTCTTCCAGCATTCCTGAAAACGATACTGTGGATGGTAGGGAAgaaaagcctgctgctgctgattCTTCTGGTAAACAGTCTACTCAGGTTATGGCAGCAAGTATGTCAGCTTTTGATCCTTTAAAAAACCAAgatgaaatcaataaaaatgtCATGTCAGCGTTTGGTTTAACACATGATCAGGTTTCAGGGCCTCCCAGTGCTCCTGCAGAAGACCGGTCAGGAACTCCCGACAGCATTGCTTCCTCCTCCTCCGCAGCTCACCCACCAGGAGTTCAGCCACAGCAGCCACCATATACAGGAGCTCAGACTCAAGCAGGTCAGAGTGAAGGTCAGATGTACCATCAGTACTCGCTGCAGCCCAGCTATGGCACTCAGCAGCCACGGGCGCCCCCTCAGGCGCCACAGCAGTACGGTATTCAGTATTCAGGCTATAGTCAGCAGACTGGACCCCAGCAACCTCAGCAGTTCCCAGGATATGGCCAGCAATCAACTTCCCAGGCACCGGCACCTGCCTTTTCTGGTCAGCCTCAGCAACTAACTGCTCAACCTCCACAGCAGTATCAGGCGAGCAGTTACCCTCCACAAACTTACACTACCCAAACTTCTCAGCCCACTAATTACACTGTGGCCCCTGCCTCACAACCGGGAATGGCTCCAAGCCAATCCGGGGCCTACCAGCCAAGACCAGGTTTCACTCCACCTCCTGGAAGTACCATGACCTCTCTTTCAAGTGGGTCTAACCCATATGCATGTAGCCGTCCTCCCTTTGGTCAGGGCTATACCCAACCTGGACCAGGTTATCGATAA